From one Cucurbita pepo subsp. pepo cultivar mu-cu-16 chromosome LG17, ASM280686v2, whole genome shotgun sequence genomic stretch:
- the LOC111778507 gene encoding E3 ubiquitin-protein ligase SPL2-like isoform X2 produces the protein MSSSEQALVSLLSRFALSFDGAALGAALAYAAFRTVLKLTASCSALDELRKAPNVRVSDLRHMISDGDSRQSESDQKLVVVRGTVEARSFVEGNWKSLQPNVLISQESGDRAVIIQRTQMCIFNEWKGFLGWTSDLRAIFGRTFRKQESTSFRTVPFVLVEGHSPYSDFVVVNMDGSRHRLPLTTVYRQLQPVCATPYTFLQALFGHEYPVGVLDEEKILPLGRNISVVGVCSFKNGVPEIKSCKDFPHFLCEMTKDQMVLDLVFKTKFLFWSSIVLGSLSVGVLGCSVMRNWNRWKQWRQQRRLQDSGNDSTISQLDSSNNDPIYGDFGTASDDEAASIPDDELSSNVPDGQLCVICLMRRRRSAFIPCGHLVCCERCAISVERDSAPKCPVCRQQIRSSVRIYDS, from the exons ATGTCCTCATCGGAGCAAGCCCTCGTCTCTCTACTCTCCCGATTTGCTTTATCGTTTGATGGAGCTGCTTTGGGCGCAGCCCTAGCCTACGCTGCGTTTCGTACCGTCCTCAAACTCACTGCTTCCTGCTCTGCTCTCGATGAGCTCCGTAAAGCTCCAAATGTAAGAGTATCTGATCTTCGCCATATGATTTCCGATGGAGATTCGCGACAATCCGAGTCCGATCAAAAGCTTGTTGTAGTTCGTGGCACCGTGGAGGCCAGGTCGTTTGTGGAAGGTAATTGGAAGAGCTTGCAGCCTAATGTATTGATTTCTCAGGAGTCCGGAGATAGAGCAGTGATTATTCAGCGTACGCAAATG TGCATATTCAACGAATGGAAGGGCTTTCTTGGATGGACTTCTGATTTACGTGCAATTTTTGGAAGAACCTTTAGAAAGCAAGAGTCAACATCATTCAGAACG GttccttttgttcttgttgagGGTCATTCCCCGTATTctgattttgttgttgttaacATGGATGGCTCAAGACATCGTTTGCCTCTTACAACTGTGTATCGTCAACTGCAACCCGTTTGTGCTACTCCTTATACCTTCCTTCAAGCACTTTTTGGTCACGAGTACCCT GTTGGGGTGCTTGATGAGGAGAAAATACTTCCATTAGGGAGAAATATCAGTGTTGTTGGCGTATGCAGTTTTAAAAATGGAGTTCCTGAGATAAAGTCATGCAAGGATTTTCCCCACTTCCT ATGTGAAATGACTAAAGATCAGATGGTTTTAGATCTTgtcttcaaaacaaaatttctgTTCTGGAGTAGTATTGTCCTTGGTTCGTTGTCAGTTGGTGTTCTTGGCTGTTCTGTTATGAG AAATTGGAATAGATGGAAACAGTGGAGGCAACAGAGACGGTTACAGGATTCAGGGAATGATTCCACCATATCACAACTGGATTCAAGCAACAATGATCCCATCTATGGTGACTTTGGAACTGCATCAGACGACGAAGCAGCATCCATTCCAGATGACGAGTTATCATCGAACGTTCCAGATGGACAGTTGTGCGTGATCTGTCTCATGAGGAGAAGGCGATCTGCTTTCATTCCATGTGGTCATTTAGTTTGCTGTGAACGTTGTGCCATATCAGTCGAACGCGATTCAGCTCCCAAATGCCCCGTCTGTCGCCAGCAGATCCGTAGTTCTGTGCGAATATATGATTCATGA
- the LOC111778507 gene encoding E3 ubiquitin-protein ligase SPL2-like isoform X1, with amino-acid sequence MSSSEQALVSLLSRFALSFDGAALGAALAYAAFRTVLKLTASCSALDELRKAPNVRVSDLRHMISDGDSRQSESDQKLVVVRGTVEARSFVEGNWKSLQPNVLISQESGDRAVIIQRTQMCIFNEWKGFLGWTSDLRAIFGRTFRKQESTSFRTVKFSFSLLLLWSFSCDCLLDLLFPLLVARASRFVSAISSERGPNRVGLKVPFVLVEGHSPYSDFVVVNMDGSRHRLPLTTVYRQLQPVCATPYTFLQALFGHEYPVGVLDEEKILPLGRNISVVGVCSFKNGVPEIKSCKDFPHFLCEMTKDQMVLDLVFKTKFLFWSSIVLGSLSVGVLGCSVMRNWNRWKQWRQQRRLQDSGNDSTISQLDSSNNDPIYGDFGTASDDEAASIPDDELSSNVPDGQLCVICLMRRRRSAFIPCGHLVCCERCAISVERDSAPKCPVCRQQIRSSVRIYDS; translated from the exons ATGTCCTCATCGGAGCAAGCCCTCGTCTCTCTACTCTCCCGATTTGCTTTATCGTTTGATGGAGCTGCTTTGGGCGCAGCCCTAGCCTACGCTGCGTTTCGTACCGTCCTCAAACTCACTGCTTCCTGCTCTGCTCTCGATGAGCTCCGTAAAGCTCCAAATGTAAGAGTATCTGATCTTCGCCATATGATTTCCGATGGAGATTCGCGACAATCCGAGTCCGATCAAAAGCTTGTTGTAGTTCGTGGCACCGTGGAGGCCAGGTCGTTTGTGGAAGGTAATTGGAAGAGCTTGCAGCCTAATGTATTGATTTCTCAGGAGTCCGGAGATAGAGCAGTGATTATTCAGCGTACGCAAATG TGCATATTCAACGAATGGAAGGGCTTTCTTGGATGGACTTCTGATTTACGTGCAATTTTTGGAAGAACCTTTAGAAAGCAAGAGTCAACATCATTCAGAACGGTAAAATTTAGCTTCTCTCTGTTATTGCTATG GTCCTTTTCCTGTGATTGTCTATTGGATCTTCTTTTTCCCTTGCTTGTGGCGCGTGCAAGTAGGTTTGTAAGTGCTATCTCTTCAGAAAGGGGTCCAAACCGAGTAGGCTTGAAG GttccttttgttcttgttgagGGTCATTCCCCGTATTctgattttgttgttgttaacATGGATGGCTCAAGACATCGTTTGCCTCTTACAACTGTGTATCGTCAACTGCAACCCGTTTGTGCTACTCCTTATACCTTCCTTCAAGCACTTTTTGGTCACGAGTACCCT GTTGGGGTGCTTGATGAGGAGAAAATACTTCCATTAGGGAGAAATATCAGTGTTGTTGGCGTATGCAGTTTTAAAAATGGAGTTCCTGAGATAAAGTCATGCAAGGATTTTCCCCACTTCCT ATGTGAAATGACTAAAGATCAGATGGTTTTAGATCTTgtcttcaaaacaaaatttctgTTCTGGAGTAGTATTGTCCTTGGTTCGTTGTCAGTTGGTGTTCTTGGCTGTTCTGTTATGAG AAATTGGAATAGATGGAAACAGTGGAGGCAACAGAGACGGTTACAGGATTCAGGGAATGATTCCACCATATCACAACTGGATTCAAGCAACAATGATCCCATCTATGGTGACTTTGGAACTGCATCAGACGACGAAGCAGCATCCATTCCAGATGACGAGTTATCATCGAACGTTCCAGATGGACAGTTGTGCGTGATCTGTCTCATGAGGAGAAGGCGATCTGCTTTCATTCCATGTGGTCATTTAGTTTGCTGTGAACGTTGTGCCATATCAGTCGAACGCGATTCAGCTCCCAAATGCCCCGTCTGTCGCCAGCAGATCCGTAGTTCTGTGCGAATATATGATTCATGA